From the Burkholderia glumae LMG 2196 = ATCC 33617 genome, one window contains:
- a CDS encoding murein transglycosylase A: MKISRPSASSDSSAKISIGYSSNRSDMAVSIKNVHCRWFGPRLAGWAAAIATAALLAACGGAPVRPPVARAPGGAPFVPGQVAAERLTPVAWQQVPGWQDDTLIGATIALRENCTRLARVPNWRRACEAAGRLDDLDITGARSFFETYFTPYQFANTDGTLDGLVTGYYEPLLRGSRVRRGPYQTALYRWPAGYRAGAVLPTRAQLERSGVLNGNELVWVDDPVDAFFLQVQGSGRVVLDDGTVMRVGYGGTNNQPYRSIGKWLLDHGELTPGQATMQGIKAWARANPTRLDALLDTNPRFVFFREMPSQEGVPQGGADGPIGALGVPLTAERSIAVDPSAIPLGTPVFLQTTRPLTNTPMSRLVFAQDTGSAIKGGVRADYFWGLGDDAGDLAGRMKQVGRMWLLLPNS; encoded by the coding sequence ATGAAAATCAGCAGGCCGAGCGCCAGCAGTGATTCCAGCGCGAAGATCAGCATCGGGTATTCGTCGAACAGATCAGACATGGCGGTTTCCATCAAGAACGTTCATTGTAGGTGGTTCGGGCCGCGGCTAGCCGGATGGGCAGCCGCGATCGCGACGGCGGCGCTGCTGGCCGCCTGCGGCGGGGCGCCGGTGCGCCCGCCGGTGGCAAGGGCGCCCGGCGGCGCGCCGTTCGTGCCCGGCCAGGTGGCCGCCGAGCGGCTCACGCCGGTGGCCTGGCAGCAGGTGCCGGGCTGGCAGGACGACACGCTGATCGGCGCGACCATCGCGCTGCGCGAGAACTGCACGCGCCTCGCGCGCGTCCCCAACTGGCGCCGGGCCTGCGAGGCGGCCGGCCGGCTCGACGATCTCGACATCACCGGCGCGCGCAGCTTCTTCGAAACCTACTTCACCCCGTACCAGTTCGCCAACACCGACGGCACGCTCGACGGCCTCGTGACCGGCTACTACGAGCCGCTGCTGCGCGGCTCGCGCGTGCGCCGCGGGCCTTACCAGACCGCGCTCTACCGCTGGCCGGCCGGCTATCGCGCCGGCGCCGTGCTGCCGACGCGCGCGCAGCTCGAACGCTCGGGCGTGCTGAACGGCAACGAACTGGTGTGGGTCGATGATCCGGTCGACGCGTTTTTCCTGCAAGTGCAGGGCTCCGGGCGCGTGGTGCTCGACGACGGCACCGTGATGCGGGTCGGCTACGGCGGCACCAACAACCAGCCGTACCGGTCGATCGGCAAATGGCTGCTCGACCACGGCGAACTCACGCCCGGACAGGCGACCATGCAGGGCATCAAGGCCTGGGCGCGCGCCAACCCGACGCGGCTCGACGCGCTACTCGACACCAATCCGCGCTTCGTGTTCTTCCGCGAGATGCCCTCGCAGGAAGGCGTGCCGCAAGGCGGTGCGGACGGCCCGATCGGCGCGCTCGGGGTGCCGCTGACCGCCGAGCGCTCGATCGCCGTCGATCCGTCGGCGATTCCGCTCGGCACGCCGGTGTTCCTGCAGACCACGCGGCCGCTCACCAATACGCCGATGAGCCGGCTCGTGTTCGCGCAGGACACCGGCTCCGCGATCAAGGGCGGCGTGCGCGCCGATTATTTCTGGGGGCTCGGCGACGACGCGGGCGATCTGGCCGGCCGCATGAAGCAGGTCGGCCGGATGTGGCTGCTGCTGCCGAACTCCTGA
- a CDS encoding enoyl-CoA hydratase, whose product MAYENLLVETRGRVGLITLHRPKALNALNDALMDELGAALKAFDADEAIGAIVLTGSEKAFAAGADIGMMANYSYMDVYKGDYITRNWETIRQIRKPILAAVAGFALGGGCELAMMCDIIIAADTAKFGQPEIRLGVMPGAGGTQRLPRAVSKAKAMDMCLTARFMEAEEAERAGLVSRVVPAASLLDEALAAATTIAEFSLPAVMMVKESVNRAYETTLSEGVHFERRVFHSIFATEDQKEGMAAFVEKRKPVFKHR is encoded by the coding sequence ATGGCTTATGAAAACCTCCTGGTGGAGACCCGCGGACGTGTCGGGCTGATCACGCTGCATCGTCCGAAGGCGCTGAACGCATTGAACGACGCCCTGATGGACGAACTCGGTGCGGCGCTCAAAGCGTTCGACGCCGACGAAGCGATCGGCGCGATCGTGCTGACCGGTAGCGAGAAGGCATTCGCGGCCGGCGCCGACATCGGGATGATGGCCAACTACTCGTATATGGACGTCTACAAGGGCGACTACATCACCCGCAACTGGGAGACGATCCGGCAGATCCGCAAGCCGATCCTCGCGGCCGTGGCGGGGTTCGCACTGGGCGGCGGCTGCGAGCTCGCGATGATGTGCGACATCATCATCGCGGCCGACACGGCGAAGTTCGGCCAGCCCGAGATCCGGCTCGGCGTGATGCCAGGCGCGGGTGGTACGCAGCGGCTGCCGCGCGCGGTGTCGAAGGCCAAGGCCATGGATATGTGCCTGACCGCGCGCTTCATGGAGGCCGAAGAGGCGGAGCGCGCCGGGCTCGTGTCACGCGTGGTGCCGGCCGCCTCGTTGCTCGATGAGGCGCTCGCGGCTGCCACGACGATTGCCGAATTCTCGCTGCCGGCAGTGATGATGGTGAAGGAGTCGGTCAATCGTGCCTATGAGACGACGCTTTCGGAGGGCGTGCATTTCGAACGGCGCGTGTTCCATTCGATCTTCGCCACCGAGGATCAGAAGGAAGGCATGGCGGCCTTCGTCGAGAAACGCAAGCCCGTGTTCAAACATCGTTGA
- the paaN gene encoding phenylacetic acid degradation protein PaaN, with translation MTHPLFTKHEATLQRALSAIETRGYWSPFAEMPSPKVYGESAAADGEAAFKAQLGQRFALDQPGTGGEVGAELSPYGFALGIRYPAATPDQLAAAAAAAQPAWRAAGPSAWIGVSLEILARLNRASFELANAVMHTTGQAFMMAFQAGGPHAQDRALEAVAYAWDALRKIPADAHWEKPQGKNPPLAMQKRYTIVPRGTGLVLGCCTFPTWNGYPGLFADLATGNTVIVKPHPGAILPLAITVRIAREVLREAGFDPNVVTLLATDPDDGALVQALAVRPDIKLIDFTGSSEHGNWLERHARQAQVYTEKAGVNQIVIDSADDLKGAVRNIAFSLALYAGQMCTAPQNIYVPRDGIETPDGKLSFDEIAQAIAGAVSKLGADPARAVELLGAIQNDGVIARIDEARGLGKVLADSVALEHPAHPRARIRTPLVVQLDAGDRGIFTREWFGPISFVIATDSTAQSLDLAGGIAAECGALTLSVYSTDAAVIEQAHDAAIRGGVALSINLTGGVFVNQSAAFSDFHATGANPAANAALADAAFVANRFRVVQSRIHVAPQADTAGA, from the coding sequence ATGACCCATCCCCTCTTCACGAAGCACGAAGCCACTTTGCAGCGGGCCTTGTCCGCCATTGAAACCCGTGGTTACTGGAGTCCGTTCGCGGAAATGCCTAGCCCCAAAGTGTACGGGGAAAGCGCGGCGGCGGATGGCGAGGCCGCCTTCAAGGCCCAGCTCGGCCAACGCTTCGCGCTCGACCAGCCGGGCACGGGCGGCGAGGTAGGCGCCGAGCTGTCGCCGTATGGTTTTGCGCTCGGCATTCGTTATCCGGCGGCGACGCCGGACCAGCTCGCGGCAGCGGCGGCGGCGGCCCAGCCGGCCTGGCGCGCGGCCGGCCCGAGCGCCTGGATCGGCGTGAGCCTGGAAATCCTGGCTCGCCTCAACCGCGCCAGCTTCGAACTGGCCAACGCCGTGATGCATACCACCGGCCAAGCCTTCATGATGGCGTTCCAGGCCGGCGGCCCGCACGCGCAGGACCGCGCGCTGGAAGCGGTGGCCTACGCCTGGGACGCGCTGCGCAAGATCCCGGCCGACGCCCACTGGGAAAAGCCGCAAGGCAAGAACCCGCCGCTCGCGATGCAGAAGCGCTACACGATCGTGCCGCGCGGCACCGGCCTCGTGCTCGGCTGCTGCACGTTCCCGACCTGGAACGGCTACCCGGGCCTGTTCGCCGATCTCGCGACCGGCAATACGGTGATCGTCAAGCCGCATCCGGGCGCGATCCTGCCGCTCGCGATCACGGTGCGCATCGCGCGCGAGGTGCTGCGCGAGGCCGGCTTCGATCCGAACGTCGTCACGCTGCTGGCGACCGACCCCGACGACGGCGCACTCGTGCAGGCGCTCGCGGTGCGCCCCGACATCAAGCTGATCGACTTCACGGGCAGCAGCGAGCACGGCAACTGGCTCGAGCGTCACGCGCGCCAGGCGCAGGTGTATACGGAGAAGGCCGGCGTCAACCAGATCGTCATCGACTCGGCCGACGACCTGAAGGGCGCGGTGCGCAACATCGCGTTCTCGCTGGCGCTGTATGCCGGCCAGATGTGTACCGCGCCGCAGAACATCTATGTGCCGCGCGACGGCATCGAGACGCCGGACGGCAAGCTGAGCTTTGACGAGATCGCGCAGGCGATCGCCGGCGCCGTAAGCAAGCTCGGTGCCGATCCCGCGCGCGCCGTCGAGCTGCTCGGCGCGATCCAGAACGACGGCGTGATCGCGCGCATCGACGAGGCGCGCGGGCTCGGCAAGGTGCTGGCCGATAGCGTCGCGCTCGAACACCCGGCCCATCCGCGGGCCCGCATCCGTACGCCGCTCGTCGTGCAGCTCGACGCGGGCGACCGAGGCATCTTCACGCGCGAGTGGTTCGGCCCGATCTCGTTCGTGATCGCGACCGACTCGACCGCGCAGTCGCTCGACCTGGCAGGCGGCATTGCGGCCGAATGCGGCGCGCTGACCCTGTCGGTCTACAGCACCGACGCGGCGGTGATCGAGCAGGCGCACGACGCGGCGATCCGCGGCGGCGTCGCGCTGTCGATCAACCTGACGGGCGGCGTATTCGTAAACCAGTCGGCCGCCTTCTCCGACTTCCACGCCACCGGCGCGAACCCGGCCGCGAACGCCGCGCTCGCCGACGCGGCGTTCGTCGCAAACCGCTTCCGCGTCGTGCAAAGCCGCATCCACGTCGCGCCGCAGGCCGACACCGCCGGCGCCTGA
- the paaI gene encoding hydroxyphenylacetyl-CoA thioesterase PaaI translates to MNAPRAPGSAADTDNQADPDALARAAADAMYAADACTRALGIELLEVGPGRARMRMAVRAEFLNGHHTCHGGMIFALADSAFAFACNSHNLNTVAAGCSIEFLRPVALNEVLTAEAHEQTLSGRHGIYDIRVTNRAGETVAMFRGKSARIGGTVTATGA, encoded by the coding sequence ATGAACGCCCCCCGCGCCCCTGGCTCGGCCGCCGATACCGATAACCAGGCCGACCCCGACGCGCTCGCGCGGGCGGCCGCCGACGCGATGTACGCGGCCGACGCCTGCACCCGCGCGCTCGGCATCGAGCTGCTCGAGGTCGGGCCGGGCCGCGCGCGAATGCGCATGGCGGTGCGCGCCGAGTTCCTGAACGGCCACCACACCTGCCACGGCGGGATGATCTTCGCGCTGGCCGATTCCGCCTTCGCGTTCGCCTGCAATTCGCACAACCTGAATACGGTGGCAGCCGGCTGCTCGATCGAGTTCCTGCGCCCCGTCGCCTTGAACGAGGTGCTGACGGCCGAGGCGCACGAGCAGACGCTGAGCGGCCGCCACGGCATCTACGATATCCGCGTGACCAACCGCGCGGGCGAGACGGTGGCGATGTTCCGCGGCAAGTCGGCCCGGATCGGGGGCACCGTGACCGCGACCGGCGCCTGA
- the paaG gene encoding 2-(1,2-epoxy-1,2-dihydrophenyl)acetyl-CoA isomerase PaaG, with translation MSHDTIRFELDPQTRVATITLNRPDKLNSFTRAMHAALAAALDEAEAGQARALVLTGAGRGFCAGQDLADLDFTPGAATDLGALIDTHFNPLVRRLQGLPLPVIAAVNGIAAGAGANLALACDLVLAAKSANFIQSFVKIGLVPDSGGTWFLPQRVGFARALGLALTGEKLGAERAAEWGLIWRAVDDDALAASAAALAADLAKQPTRAIAAIKQTMRAGLTQTLDQQLDLERDRQRELGQSHDYAEGVAAFIEKRAPRFEGR, from the coding sequence ATGTCGCACGATACGATCCGCTTCGAGCTCGACCCGCAGACGCGGGTCGCAACGATCACGCTGAACCGTCCCGACAAGCTCAACAGCTTCACCCGCGCGATGCACGCGGCGCTGGCCGCCGCGCTCGACGAGGCGGAGGCGGGCCAAGCGCGCGCGCTGGTGCTGACCGGCGCGGGCCGAGGCTTCTGCGCGGGCCAGGACCTCGCCGATCTCGACTTCACGCCCGGCGCGGCGACCGATCTCGGCGCCTTGATCGACACGCACTTCAATCCCCTGGTGCGCCGCCTGCAGGGGCTGCCGCTGCCCGTGATCGCCGCCGTCAACGGCATCGCGGCCGGCGCCGGCGCCAACCTCGCGCTCGCCTGCGACCTCGTGCTGGCCGCGAAATCGGCCAACTTCATCCAGTCGTTCGTGAAGATCGGCCTGGTGCCCGACTCGGGCGGTACCTGGTTCCTGCCGCAGCGCGTCGGCTTCGCGCGCGCGCTCGGACTCGCGCTGACGGGCGAGAAACTAGGTGCCGAACGCGCGGCCGAGTGGGGGCTGATCTGGCGCGCCGTCGACGACGACGCGCTGGCCGCCAGCGCCGCCGCGCTCGCGGCCGACCTCGCGAAGCAGCCGACCCGCGCGATCGCCGCGATCAAGCAGACCATGCGCGCAGGGCTGACTCAAACGCTCGACCAGCAGCTCGACCTCGAACGCGACCGCCAGCGCGAACTGGGCCAATCGCACGACTACGCGGAAGGGGTGGCCGCCTTCATCGAGAAGCGGGCGCCGCGCTTCGAAGGACGCTGA
- the trpE gene encoding anthranilate synthase component I, with protein sequence MTELEFQSLANAGYNRIPLIAEALADLETPLSLYLKLAQPERGGANSFLLESVVGGERFGRYSFIGLPARTLVRTRNGVCEIVTDGQVVETHEGDPFAFIEAFQARFKVAQRPGLPRFCGGLAGYFGYDAVRYIEKKLADSTPPDDLNLPDIQLLLTEEVAVIDNLAGKLYLIVYADPGRPEAYAKAKQRLRELKQRLHATVQPPVTSASVRTETFREFKKDDYLAAVRQAKEYIAAGELMQVQVGQRLTKPFRDNPLSLYRALRSLNPSPYMYYYNFGEFHVVGASPEILVRQEKRGEDQVVTIRPLAGTRPRGNTPERDAALATELLNDPKEIAEHVMLIDLARNDVGRIATTGSVAVTDRMVIEKYSHVQHIVSSVEGTLKPGMTNYDVLRATFPAGTLSGAPKVRAMELIDELEPVKRGLYGGAVGYLSFSGEMDLAIAIRTGLIHNGNLYVQAAAGVVADSVPESEWQETENKARAVLRAAEQVQDGLDGDF encoded by the coding sequence ATGACTGAACTCGAATTCCAATCGCTCGCGAACGCCGGCTACAACCGCATCCCGCTGATCGCGGAGGCGCTGGCCGACCTCGAAACCCCGCTGTCGCTGTACCTGAAGCTCGCGCAGCCCGAGCGCGGCGGCGCCAATTCGTTCCTGCTCGAATCGGTGGTGGGCGGCGAGCGCTTCGGGCGCTACTCGTTCATCGGGCTGCCGGCCCGCACGCTGGTGCGCACCCGCAACGGCGTCTGCGAGATCGTCACCGACGGCCAGGTGGTGGAAACCCACGAAGGCGATCCGTTCGCCTTCATCGAGGCCTTCCAGGCGCGCTTCAAGGTGGCCCAGCGTCCCGGCCTGCCACGCTTCTGCGGCGGCCTGGCCGGCTACTTCGGCTACGACGCGGTGCGCTACATCGAGAAGAAGCTCGCCGACTCGACGCCGCCCGACGATCTGAACCTGCCGGACATCCAGCTGCTGCTGACCGAGGAAGTCGCCGTGATCGACAACCTCGCCGGCAAGCTCTATCTGATCGTCTACGCCGATCCGGGCCGGCCGGAAGCCTACGCGAAGGCGAAGCAGCGGCTGCGCGAACTGAAGCAGCGGCTGCATGCGACGGTGCAGCCGCCCGTCACGTCGGCGAGCGTGCGCACCGAGACGTTCCGCGAGTTCAAGAAGGACGACTATCTGGCGGCGGTGCGCCAGGCCAAGGAATACATCGCGGCCGGCGAGCTGATGCAGGTGCAGGTCGGCCAGCGCCTGACCAAGCCGTTTCGCGACAATCCGCTGTCGCTGTACCGGGCGCTGCGATCCCTGAACCCGTCGCCGTACATGTACTACTACAACTTCGGCGAATTCCACGTGGTGGGCGCCTCGCCCGAGATCCTGGTGCGCCAGGAAAAGCGCGGCGAGGACCAGGTCGTCACGATCCGCCCGCTGGCCGGCACGCGCCCGCGCGGCAACACGCCGGAACGCGACGCGGCGCTCGCCACCGAACTGCTCAACGATCCGAAGGAGATCGCCGAGCACGTGATGCTGATCGACCTCGCGCGCAACGACGTGGGCCGCATCGCGACCACCGGCTCGGTAGCCGTCACCGACCGGATGGTGATCGAGAAGTACTCGCACGTGCAGCACATCGTCAGCTCGGTCGAGGGCACGCTCAAGCCCGGCATGACGAACTACGACGTGCTGCGCGCGACGTTCCCGGCCGGCACGCTGTCCGGCGCGCCGAAGGTGCGCGCGATGGAATTGATCGACGAGCTCGAGCCGGTCAAGCGCGGCCTCTACGGCGGCGCGGTCGGCTATCTGTCGTTCTCGGGCGAGATGGACCTCGCGATCGCGATCCGCACCGGCCTGATCCACAACGGCAACCTCTACGTGCAGGCGGCCGCCGGCGTGGTGGCCGACTCGGTGCCCGAATCGGAATGGCAGGAAACGGAGAACAAGGCGCGCGCGGTGCTGCGCGCGGCCGAACAGGTTCAGGACGGCCTCGACGGCGACTTCTGA
- the paaK gene encoding phenylacetate--CoA ligase PaaK, translated as MNAQLALEPIETASRDELQALQLERLRWSLTHAYENSPVYRRKFDAAGVHPHELRGLADLARFPFTTKDDLRDNYPFGMFAVPPERVSRLHASSGTTGKPTVVGYTARDIDTWAGLVARSIRAAGARRGDKVHVSYGYGLFTGGLGAHYGAERAGLTVIPFGGGQTEKQVQLIRDFRPDIIMVTPSYMLSIADEMERQGLDPRESSLRIGIFGAEPWTNEMRAALEARLGIDAVDIYGLSEVIGPGVASECAATKDGPTVWEDHFYPEVVDPLTGEVLPDGELGELVFTSLTKEALPIVRYRTRDLTRLLPGTARPMRRMEKITGRADDMMIVRGVNVFPTQIEEQLLKQRALAPHFQIVLTKDGPLDVMTLNVEPCPQAAADAAQLDAARRALAHDIKALIGVSAVVEVLAPNGIERSVGKARRVIDRRR; from the coding sequence ATGAACGCTCAACTTGCGCTCGAACCGATCGAGACCGCCAGCCGCGACGAACTGCAGGCGCTGCAGCTCGAGCGCCTGCGGTGGTCGCTCACGCACGCCTATGAGAACTCGCCTGTCTATCGACGCAAGTTCGACGCGGCGGGGGTGCATCCGCACGAGTTGCGCGGCCTCGCCGATCTCGCGCGGTTCCCGTTCACGACCAAGGACGACCTGCGCGACAACTATCCGTTCGGCATGTTCGCGGTACCGCCGGAGCGGGTCTCGCGCCTGCACGCCTCGTCCGGCACCACCGGCAAGCCTACCGTGGTCGGCTACACGGCACGCGACATCGACACCTGGGCCGGCCTCGTCGCGCGCTCGATCCGTGCGGCCGGGGCGCGACGCGGCGACAAGGTCCACGTCAGCTACGGCTATGGCCTGTTCACGGGCGGCCTGGGCGCGCATTACGGCGCCGAGCGCGCCGGCCTGACGGTGATCCCGTTCGGCGGCGGCCAGACCGAGAAGCAGGTGCAGCTGATTCGCGATTTCCGGCCCGACATCATCATGGTGACGCCGAGCTACATGCTGTCGATTGCCGACGAGATGGAGCGGCAGGGGCTCGACCCGCGCGAATCGTCGCTGCGGATCGGCATCTTCGGCGCCGAACCATGGACCAACGAGATGCGCGCGGCGCTCGAGGCCCGCCTGGGTATCGACGCGGTCGACATTTATGGATTGTCGGAGGTGATCGGGCCGGGAGTCGCGTCCGAATGCGCGGCCACCAAGGACGGCCCGACGGTGTGGGAGGACCACTTCTATCCGGAGGTGGTGGATCCGCTGACGGGCGAGGTGCTGCCGGACGGCGAACTCGGCGAGCTGGTGTTCACCTCGCTGACCAAGGAGGCGCTGCCGATCGTGCGCTACCGCACGCGCGATCTCACACGCCTGCTGCCCGGCACGGCGCGCCCGATGCGGCGGATGGAGAAGATCACCGGCCGTGCCGACGACATGATGATCGTTCGCGGCGTGAACGTGTTTCCGACTCAGATCGAGGAGCAGTTGCTCAAGCAACGCGCGCTGGCGCCGCATTTCCAGATCGTGCTGACGAAGGATGGCCCGCTCGACGTGATGACGCTGAACGTGGAGCCCTGCCCGCAAGCGGCGGCCGATGCCGCGCAGCTGGACGCCGCGCGTCGCGCGCTGGCCCACGACATCAAGGCGCTGATCGGCGTGAGCGCGGTGGTCGAGGTGCTGGCGCCGAACGGCATCGAGCGCTCGGTCGGCAAGGCACGCCGCGTGATCGACCGGCGCCGCTGA
- the rpe gene encoding ribulose-phosphate 3-epimerase produces MTQFRIAPSILSADFARLGEEVRNVVAAGADWIHFDVMDNHYVPNLTIGPLVCEAIRPHVQVPIDVHLMVRPVDRIVPDFAKAGANVISFHPEGSDHIDRTLSLIKDHGCKAGLVFNPATPLNYLDHVMDRLDLVLIMSVNPGFGGQSFIPEALRKVREARAKIDAYRERTGREIHLEVDGGVKVDNIAEIAAAGADTFVAGSAIFGKPDYRAVIDEMRASLAGVAKG; encoded by the coding sequence ATGACGCAATTCCGCATCGCTCCCAGCATTCTGTCAGCCGATTTCGCGCGGCTCGGCGAAGAAGTCCGCAATGTCGTCGCCGCCGGCGCCGACTGGATCCACTTCGACGTGATGGACAACCACTACGTCCCGAACCTGACGATCGGGCCGCTCGTCTGCGAAGCGATCCGGCCGCACGTGCAGGTGCCGATCGACGTCCATCTGATGGTGCGCCCGGTGGACCGGATCGTGCCGGACTTCGCGAAGGCGGGCGCCAACGTGATCAGCTTCCACCCGGAAGGCTCCGATCACATCGACCGCACGCTGAGCCTGATTAAGGACCATGGCTGCAAGGCCGGCCTCGTGTTCAACCCGGCCACGCCGCTCAACTACCTCGACCACGTGATGGACCGCCTCGATCTGGTGCTGATCATGTCGGTGAACCCGGGCTTCGGCGGCCAGTCGTTCATCCCCGAGGCGCTGCGCAAGGTGCGCGAGGCGCGGGCGAAGATCGACGCCTACCGCGAGCGCACCGGCCGCGAGATCCATCTCGAGGTGGACGGCGGCGTGAAGGTCGACAACATCGCCGAAATCGCCGCGGCGGGCGCGGACACCTTCGTGGCCGGCTCCGCGATCTTCGGCAAGCCCGACTACCGGGCCGTGATCGACGAGATGCGCGCGTCGCTCGCCGGCGTTGCGAAGGGCTGA
- the apaG gene encoding Co2+/Mg2+ efflux protein ApaG, producing MSQYEFSVSVKTAYLPEQSDPERRQYAFAYTLTIRNTGQVAAQLIARHWVITDSEQQVQEVKGLGVVGHQPLLKPGEQFEYTSWAVIATPVGSMRGAYFCVAEDGERFDAPVAEFALHMPRTLH from the coding sequence ATGAGCCAGTACGAATTCAGCGTGTCGGTGAAAACAGCTTATCTGCCGGAACAATCCGACCCGGAGCGGCGTCAATATGCATTCGCCTACACGCTGACGATTCGCAATACCGGCCAGGTGGCGGCGCAGCTGATCGCGCGGCACTGGGTGATCACCGACAGCGAACAGCAGGTGCAGGAAGTGAAGGGACTCGGCGTGGTCGGCCATCAGCCGCTCCTGAAGCCGGGCGAGCAATTTGAATACACGAGCTGGGCGGTGATCGCGACGCCGGTGGGCAGCATGCGCGGCGCTTACTTCTGCGTGGCCGAGGACGGCGAGCGCTTCGACGCGCCGGTCGCCGAATTCGCGCTGCACATGCCGCGCACGCTGCACTGA
- a CDS encoding phosphoglycolate phosphatase gives MTTIRFAAPRLAAALIDLDGTMIDTADDFTAGLNAMLARLGAPATTRDEVMHYVGKGSENLIAQVLKPRFAEAEAQARFDDALAIYQTEYAKINGRHTRLYPDVEGGLRAMREAGLALACVTNKPLRFAAELLAQYALDGYFGVVLGGDSLPRKKPDPLPMLAACERLGVEPALAVAIGDSENDAIAGRAAGLATLTVPYGYNHGKAIQTINSDGIVGSLLVAAQVITAHNRIGHTL, from the coding sequence ATGACGACGATCCGCTTCGCCGCGCCGAGGCTCGCGGCCGCGCTAATCGATCTGGACGGCACCATGATCGACACCGCCGACGATTTCACGGCGGGCCTGAACGCCATGCTCGCCCGGCTGGGCGCCCCGGCCACGACGCGCGACGAGGTCATGCATTACGTCGGCAAGGGCTCCGAGAACCTGATCGCGCAGGTGCTGAAGCCGCGCTTTGCCGAGGCCGAGGCGCAGGCTCGCTTCGACGACGCGCTGGCGATCTACCAGACCGAATACGCCAAGATCAACGGCCGTCACACGCGGCTCTACCCCGACGTCGAGGGCGGCCTGCGCGCGATGCGCGAGGCGGGCCTCGCGCTCGCCTGCGTGACCAACAAGCCGCTGCGCTTCGCCGCCGAGCTGCTCGCGCAATACGCGCTGGACGGCTATTTCGGCGTGGTGCTCGGCGGCGACAGCCTGCCGCGCAAGAAGCCCGACCCGCTGCCGATGCTCGCCGCCTGCGAGCGGCTCGGTGTCGAACCGGCGCTGGCGGTGGCCATCGGCGACTCGGAAAACGACGCGATCGCGGGCCGCGCGGCGGGCCTCGCGACGCTGACGGTGCCCTACGGCTACAACCATGGCAAGGCTATACAAACGATAAATTCGGATGGTATAGTCGGCTCGCTGCTCGTGGCGGCGCAGGTCATCACCGCGCACAATCGCATCGGGCATACCCTCTGA